CCTTGGCGCAATCGACCACTACAACGGCACCGAACAGGCGGAGTGGAATATGCGAACTCGCAACGATCAGGAAATCGTCAGCGGCATCTACTATTTCTCGGTGGAATACGGCGGCGATAAGTACCTCGACAAATTTGTCGTCATCAAATAAAGGAGCAATATGATGACGAAATACATACTTACATTTATTTGTGCAGTGAGTGTGGTCGGAGTGCTTTCCTGCTCTGATCCACGCACGGCGCCGACTTCGACGCCGAATCCAACTCATACGGAGTCCATTACGTTGTGGGAGGACGCCGTATCCAACGGGCAGATCATCAGTGCGGACTTCGAGGTACTGTCGGAGCTTGCTCAAATTGGCCATTACGGCATTGATACACCTGCAAGGCTGACTGTCGCGGCTTTCATAGAACCGGACGCGGACATTGCGTGGTACGAATCTGTCGTAAACGATTCGCTTCCGGCATGGGATGAAGAATTCATCCGCTATTTAGTCGCAATCGAAGAGCAGCAGGGAACAATAGACTCCGTAAACGCCATACGTACAATATGTGATTCGATTCCAAACGAATGTCCTTCCGATACGTCAGGCTTGATTCCTGCGGAAGACGCTGCACTTGCCATTCAAGCCGTCTACCAAGATTCCGTCGATGTCGCGGCAGTTGACACGACACGTCTCGGGCAGGTGCGTGATTCACTTGGACTAATCGTCGACGATCGATTCACTCTGGCTCTTTGGATGGACGACGATACGACTACGGCCTACCCCGAAGCCTTGAAAGACAGTCTTGGCAGACTTGGAGGACAGGAAATCTACCTTGCCATGACGGACGGACGAACGGGCATGAAGGGCCGAAGTTTCCAAATCGACCTGTCACAATTTGAAGGAGCGGACCTGAACAAACCGACTCGCCCTATCGAGTTTAATTGGTCGACCTGCTTCATCGGTTCCACGAGGCCGTGCATGTCCGTCGGCCTCCACACTCTGCACGCACGCGTTACGGGCACCGTTTCCAAAATCACCGCCGCAGTTGTTCTCGTTTATGCGGAGGACCTACCATGAACAAGAAATTTTGCAGGACGGTTCTGGCTATCGTGATCGTGCTCGTTGCCTGTGCACAGTCCTTTGCACTCGAAAAAGTCGGCACTACCTCAATGCAGCTTTTGAAGCTGCCGCTCGGAGTGCGCGGCCTGGGGATGGCGAACGCCTTTGTCGCTGCCGCCGAGGGCGCGGAATCTGTTTGGTGGAACCCGGGCGCGCTGACAACGGTCGAAAAAAACCACGTGCAAATCGCACAAATCAATCTTCCCGCGGATATCCAATGCAATGCGTTGTCGTACGCTCGACCGTGGGGAAAATATGGTGCGATGAGTGTTCACGTCATCAATTTGTTTACGAACGACATGCCGGTCAGAACATGGGAAGCTCCGGAAGGCACCGGCGAGTATTTCAATGCTTACGATTTCGTGATTGGCGGCTCCTACGCGCAGCGCTTGACGGACAAATTTTCGCTTGGCGGCAATCTGCGCTATCTCCGCAGTGGTCTCGAAAACGAAAGTTATGACGGCTTCAGCGTCGATCTTGGAACAGTGTACCATACTGGACTAAGGTCGCTCGTGCTTGGCATGGCGATTCAGAATCTTGGTCCGGAGGTAAAATACTCGGGCCAGTTTGCCGACTACCGAGAAGCGGGACTAAATAGTGAGCCAGTACCCGGAATGGAGAATTTTGAGGGCGCGTCGCTCCCGACGATGTTTCGTTTGGGTGTGTCATTCGACATGCTTCAGATGCTCGAAGTTGAGCACAACGAAAGCCACAGCACGTTGTTCGCGATTGAAATGGATCATCCGAACGACAACAAGGAACGGTTGAATTTTGGCGGCGAATACGGCTATCAAGAAACGCTGTTTCTGCGTGCGGGTGGAAAATTCGGCTATGACGAAGAGAGCTTCTCGCTTGGTTTCGGGCTCAGGTTTGACGTTATGAACGAATACACGCTTGACTTTGACTACGGCTACGCGCATTGGGGCCGCATCACGAGCGCAGGCGACGGGTTCATGGATCAACCGCACCGCTTCGCGGTCGCGTTCGCGTGGTAGGAGGACACAATATGAAATACAGAATTCTTGGACTCCTCTGTTCTTTATTGTTGCTCGCATTTTATGTAGGATGCGAAACGTCCGATCCGGGTTCCCCGTTGGCGAACAGGCCTCCGTCCACGAGAATTACCGCCGCCCCTCAGAACGGAACGGTGGTCAACCATTACTTCTCGCTGCACTGGGCTGGCAACGACGTCGACGGTGAAGTTGACGGCTACAACATTTTCATCGACGGCCAACTGGTCACCTATACCGCAAGCACGGACAGCACAATATCTTTCTCAGCACCGTCCACGGGCGAAATAGTCTCGCATACATTTGGTGTACAGGCTGTGGATGACGACGGGGATATCGATCCGGCACCGCCTGAGATTCAGTTTTATACGAGGAACACGGCACCCACGTGTATTATTTCCGGTGATAACATCGTCGGTCCGAACGCAAATGTAGGTCAAGGATTTCAAATTCGATTCGAATCCAGCGACGCAAACCGTTCGGGCATGTGGTTCTCGATGAGTCTCGATGACACAGCGAGTTGGACTGAATGGTCGCCGGATTCGATCTACATGTTCGCGAATCTTGCGCTCGATACTTTCCCCGCCAATGTGATTCCGGTTGACAATTCGGCGCTTACCGAGGGACAGCATACGATCTACGGTCGCTGCCGTGATTCAGGTTTTGCCGTTTCAAACATCGTTTCGCGCACAGTCAACGTCGCGTTGGATCACGTACCGACCGCGCCGGATCTCGTCGCAAGATACAACAGCGGCGTCTCGTCAGACAGTCTCTATCCGGACGGCTCAATTTATCATCAACTCAATGCGGAACTCGCCTTGTCCTACGAGGCATCCGCATTCAGCTATCGTGGACAAATTCACTCCTATAGATACCGAAATCCCGACGGGACATGGTCCGGGTGGGAAATTGAACCTTCGTTGATTCTAACGAACCTGCCTGCGGGAGAATATTCGTACGCATTTCAGGCCCGCGATCTTGCCGGTGTGGAGTCGGACACGACGTCGTTCTTCATCAATCTTGTGGAGCAAACTTTGACGGATTCTATTGTCGTCGTGGATGAGACGCGCAATGGAAACGGCGCCCCGACATTGCCGACCGATCAGCAAGTGGATGATTTTTACGCCACGCTTGTTGAAGGATATAAGGTCCGCAACATCGACATGAATGACCGTCAATCTACGGGTGGTCTGGTAACCGCGGGCGACGTCAAAGACATAGGTTTGGTGATTTGGCATGCCGATGATTGGAGCGAGCCGTATTACCTCGATGACAACCGACGTGTACTCGCTGAGTATATGCAGCGTGGCGGCCGTGTGATTCTAAGCGGCTGGAACGTCTTAGGCGCTATGGGCACGACCACGACGCGAGAATACTCTGAATCCGACTTTGAGTACCGTTATTTGAGACTGTTTGAAGCCGAACGCGATCCGGGTACCGTGCAGCAAGTCAATGGCATGGCAGGACAAAACGGTTTTCCGTCAGTAAGTGTAGATGGAACGAAACTTCTTGTTTCTTGGAACGGCGCGATAAACAGAACGTGGTCGTTCGATCCGCGCGGAGAGTGTACGATTATTGGTCGAATGACGACGGTCGATCCGGACTACTTCCAAAACGGAGAAGTTGGAGCCTACTATTACGACTTAAGTTTCCGTTGCGCCGTGTTCGGCATTCCGCTTTACTATTGCAATTTGAATGAGGTGCAGGCGTTGTTTGACGTCCTGATGCCACGCATGCTCGCCGGCCTGTAGTCCCGACAGACGAGAGGGAACATGCCACAAAAAAGAACCCGCCGAATTCACGGCGGGTTCTTTGCTTTGGAAACCACACTCAGCGCTTCAAAAGCAAATCCGGTGTTAACACCAAAACGCTTACGGCAAGCCCAACAAAAATTGGTTCAACGCCCAACCAATAGTCTCCCGTCGCTGACCAAAAACTTGACAGTCTCCACAGCAAGGCGGTACCACCTGCAAGCAGCATGGCCGTGGTTGCGATGTTCGCTTTAGGGGGAGATTTTGAGAACCATGCCAGAAGGGCGGGGAAGAGCAGAGCGGGTGCCGTGATGGAGCCGATGGAATACCACAACTCAATCACTGAATCGGAAAACCACGCAAGTGCCAGCGCGGTGAGCAATCCGAGTGCGCCGCCGACTTTCAAGAGTTTTAGCTTGTTTTGCGACTGATTTCGCCCCAACACATCGCGGCCCAGCGCCGCTCCCGCAATAAAAGTATAGCTGTCAATGGTTGAAGCGACGACTGCCACGAGAGCGGCGAGGAAGAGACCGAACAAGCCTACAGGCAGCACACGCGCGGCGAGTTCGGGAAACGCGAACACTGGGGAATCTATACTCCCGAGAATTGCCCGCGCATACAGGCCCGTCGCCGTGGTCATAAAATCAAACACAGCCCAGAACAAAATCGCAATCACGATTCCCGGCAGCACAAATTTCTCGGATCTTGCCGCAAACGCGCGTTCATAGAAAAGTGGTT
This region of Calditrichota bacterium genomic DNA includes:
- a CDS encoding PorV/PorQ family protein; translated protein: MNKKFCRTVLAIVIVLVACAQSFALEKVGTTSMQLLKLPLGVRGLGMANAFVAAAEGAESVWWNPGALTTVEKNHVQIAQINLPADIQCNALSYARPWGKYGAMSVHVINLFTNDMPVRTWEAPEGTGEYFNAYDFVIGGSYAQRLTDKFSLGGNLRYLRSGLENESYDGFSVDLGTVYHTGLRSLVLGMAIQNLGPEVKYSGQFADYREAGLNSEPVPGMENFEGASLPTMFRLGVSFDMLQMLEVEHNESHSTLFAIEMDHPNDNKERLNFGGEYGYQETLFLRAGGKFGYDEESFSLGFGLRFDVMNEYTLDFDYGYAHWGRITSAGDGFMDQPHRFAVAFAW